The region ATGTGGCGCATGGATGGCTGTGCACATTGGCACTAAATTGGCCCTGCCAGAGCGGCAGCTGCAGCTTGGCGGCGGCTGAGCTTGGCCATAACATCATCACCGCCTGTAAACCACTGACCGCATCTCGGCTTTGGCCCAGACGCACCGCACTAAAACCATTGGCTTGCCAAAAGTTAATCAGCTCAGGGCTGGCGCCAAAACTGGTACCGATAAAATCACCTGTTAGTGCTGGCTTTGCGGAGGGGGAGAGGGCTGTGGGCTGCGTTTGTTGTTGCAGCCAAGAGAGTAATTGGCTGCCTAATCCGGCGTGCTGGCAATCGGGATGCACGACTATGCGCATCACTCTGTGATAACGAAACTGGCAAGCCTCACTTAAGCCGCCGTGAAAGGCCAAAGATTGTGGCAACAAGTGACCCCGCGGTCGGCGTTGGCCGCGCCAAATAGCCAGACTAAGAGCAGAGGTTAAAGGATGAGTGTGGGTTTGCCCTTCGGTGACCAATAAGGCCACGGCCACGGGGGTGGATTGGCGAAACATCACGGCTAAATGTAGCCCGGGCGCATCCAATAACTGGCGTAAATCACTGGGACTGGTTTGATAATGGGCCAAGGTCAGCAGGCCAAACAGCTGGCTTAATAACATATCATCGTCGAGCAATTGATCTTGGGTTACCCCGCGTATTGTCAGCTGGCCGTGACGATCAGGCGTGACTGCAACCGCATTGAGTGCTAATAAGCGAAACAATAACGGCTCCAATGGATCTGTACTGCTCCAACGCGCCGGCGTGCGCAGCTGAACTTTTTGGGTGCGCGGTTGCACGCGCAACAGTTGTGGCTGAAATTTTAATTGAAAGCCAAGGCCGGTGCCCTCGTAGCCGTGCTCGGTGCTGGCAAACACACAGCAATACTGACGCGCCAAACGCAGCAGTAGCGTTACCGGAATGGCGGCGGCTTCATCAATCAATAAAATATCCGCAGTGGGCCGCTCAGCGAGCAGCGCATCGGGCGCCATAAAGACTAAGGGTTGTGCACAATGGGCCAGCACTTGGCTAACGGCATGGGGGCTGGGTGCTGTGAGTAAAACCCGTAAACCGGCTTTGAGTAAACGACCTGCGGCCAAGCCCAATAAGCTGGATTTACCACGGCCCCGATCGGCGGTTAGGATCACCGGAATTCGGCGGCGAGCGCTGTGCAACAATACCGCTAAGGCGTGGCGTTGCTGGGCATTTAGGCAGCCTTGTCGGTCTGAGTCCGGTTGCCATGGCGGTGTTTCGTCTATCAATGGCAAAGCGGGAAAAGCCGCACCTTGTGGCCAATGCAATACTTGTGTGTCTTGTTGTAATACTTGAATAAAACGCCTTAAGAAACGGCTCTGTAGATCCCCTGCATGCTCCGGCTCGGCCACATAACGTACAAGATCGGGATCCGCATACTGAGGCCAGTCCGCAAGCGGTGGGCACAGCAATATCAGTACACCACCGGCCATCAAGGTGCCGGCGACGGCGGCCAAGGCATCAGGATGCAAACCGCTAAAAGCGTTCACTACTAGGGCACCGTATGCTTGGCCTAACACGGTTTTAAACTTATTGGTGGGAGTGCCAGTCTGGCTGCTAAGAGCTTGGCCTAGCCAGAGAGTATGAGGCTCAGCGCAAGTGAGCTGCTGGGCTTGTGCCATGGCCCAGTCTTGCTCTCCGGCCATAACTAATAGCCGCCGCTCCCCAGTTTGACGTAACTGCTGGCGCCACGTTTGCCACGCCAATAAATCGCCAGCTGTTAACGAGTGGTGCACTAACGGATTATCAATGAAAGAGCCGGTTGCCATGTTCGTCTATCACTCGCTTGGCTTTGGCTATCATAAGCTCGGCGGCTTGCTCGGCCGAGGGTAATAAATCGGCGCGCACCAAGTCATAACTGTGCTCGGTGCCGTCTATGACTTGAGTAATGTGGCCATTGATTCGATATTGGCCGCCTTCCGCAATCGGGCCCGGATGAATGTCGTAGCCCTGATAATTAATGGGTGCAAAGTCAGAACCGACGGGGGCAGATGGTGAGCTAAAGGCCCATTTTTTTAACCAGTTAAGCATGCGTGCAACTCTACATTAAAGGCTTAAGCGTAAGGTGCAGATGTGATGAGTAACGCATCATTATCCTGCTAGTTTTTGGTGTTTTTTGGCTGATCGTTTAAAGCCGATCGCTGCCGAAAGCGCTACTTTCTCACGCTTAATATGGCGTCTGTAATTAAAGTGACGGCGCCGTTGTATTTAGTCAGTTCTTTGATCTCGTCCATATTGGAAATGATCACCGGCGTTAAGGTGGACGTGGCTTTGGCTTCTAATAAATTTAAGTCGAATTCGAGAATCACATCACCGGCTTTCACGGCTTGGCCCTCGTGGGCGATGCGTGTAAAACCTTCGCCCTTGAGCTCCACGGTATCGATACCTACATGGATAAACAGCTCTAAACCTGAGTCACTGTTCATGGCAAAGGCATGATTGGTCTCAAAAATCTTACTGATCACCCCATCACAAGGGGCAACAACTTTATTGCCGCTGGGCTTAATGGCGATACCATCACCGATAATTTTCTCAGCAAATACCACATCTGGCACATTTTCTAACGCCACTATCTCACCGGAGAGGGGGGCCAGTAGCCGAATGTTCTGCTTACGAACGGGCTCGTCAGACACCATTTTTTTTAGTTTATTGAACAGACCCATAATCTTAGCTCCCATCAGTAATGAAGAATCACGATGATAACAGTGGCCAGAACTAAGCACCAAGCTTACCTAGAATGCCGGAGGGTAGAATATGGCATGCATAATCGCGAATAAAAAAGCGCAGGCTGTTTAATAAACAGCCTGCGCTTCGTTCACTAAGCCCACCATGGATGCTGGGCAGTGTTATTTAAGCCGGTAACTCTTGCTCAGTAAAAATACCCTGAAACAAGGCCGTGCTTAAGTAGCGCTCACCGGAGCTTGGCAAGATAACCACGATAGTCTTGTTGGCAAACTCAGGCAGCTCTGCCAAGCGGTTGGCGGCAACCACGGCGGCACCTGAACTAAAGCCGGCTAAAATACCTTCGTCTTTCATCAAGCGACGCGCCATGTCTATGGCTTCATCACTGGTGACTTGCTCCACGCGATCCACCAAAGACAAGTCTAAGTTGCCAGGAATAAAGCCAGCACCGATACCTTGAATTTTATGAGGACCAGGTTTGAGCGGCTCACCGGCCAAAGCTTGGGTAATGACTGGCGATTCAGCAGGCTCAACCGCGACCGTGATAATGGCTTTGCCTTTGGTGTTTTTAATGTAGCGAGATACACCCGTTAGCGTACCACCGGTACCCACGCCTGACACAAACACGTCAATTTCACCGTCAGTTTCATCCCACAGCTCAGGGCCAGTGGTTTTTTCATGAATTTCTGGGTTGGCAGGGTTATTAAATTGCTGCAGCAATACAAATTTTTCTGGGGCGCTGTCTCTCAGCTCCATGGCCTTTTCGATAGCCCCCTTCATGCCTTGGGCGCCTTCGGTGAGCACGATATTCGCGCCCAGTGCTTTGAGCAGTTGGCGACGCTCCATGCTCATAGTGTTTGGCATGGTCAGGGTAATAGGGTAGCCACGAGAAGCCGCCACAAAGGCCAAAGCGATACCGGTGTTGCCACTAGTGGGCTCAATCAACTCTTTACCGGCGACCAATTCACCGCGCTTTTCTGCATCCCAAATCATGTTGGCACCGATGCGGCACTTCACACTGAAGCTGGGGTTGCGGCTTTCTATTTTAGCCAGTACGCGACCTTTACTAACGCGGTTCAATCTTACCAAAGGAGTGTTTCCAATGGTCAGCGAGTTATCTTCAAAAATTTTGCTCATGTGACTATTCCCGTAGTTCGCTAGCATCCAGTTCGCTAACATCATGATTATTGATATGCAGCCAGCTTAACCATTCTATTTAGAATGAGAAATGACAAATTAGAATGAGAAGTGACAAATTGTTATAACCATAGGTTATTACATGCTCGAATCATATGCATTTATGGCAGCAAGATAAACAGCAGAATAAATGGAGCTTTCACCGTAAATTTGTTATCAAGGTGCCAGTGTGCAAGGTTTTGTCGTGCAACCAGTGAAGAGTCGTTTTTTTATTAAAGCCAGTCAGCAGTGTGATTCAAGGAATGGGTGGACATTTATATGATAGGCAGTAAATGGGTAACAAAATGTCGTGCCGCAGGCGGACTTTGGCTATTAGTGTCGCTAACCATGGGCAGTGCCAATGCCGCAGGTTGGCAAGACGAGCCCAAGGCTCGCGAGCAATTGCATCAACTGGGCTTAGAGCTGGCCTTGGCGGATGTGCACCCCAATATTACACTGTGGTGGCAACAGGCGGTGTCAACCGACACGGCGTCAGATCAAGCCGATGACCGCTTGCTACTGGGATTACAGAGCTTTTGGCGCCATTGGTCGGGCTTATCTTTTTATGATCGCCAGTATTTGCGTACTCACAAAGTCAACTTATCATTCTCTGACGTCGATAAAACCAATTTACGTTTGGCCAATGAGTTAGGCAGCCGTGAACAATTAGTTGCACGACTCACGCCGGGTTATGGGGATCATAAGCAGTTAGCACTACAGCTGACTCGCCTGCTTGCGCTGAACGATCAGCCTTGGCCGACTTTGCGCGGTGCCACCCTAAAGCCTAACGAGTATAATGCACAGGTGATCGGCATTCGCCAACGGCTGCAATTGTTGGGTGATATGCCTGAATCGACGCTTATAGATTTGCCAGCGGTGCCGAGTCTCAATCTTGTCTCAAAGAATGAGTTAGACAAGGTGCTGGATAATAGCGGAGTGCTGGATGATAGTAATGTGCTGGACAATAACGGTGTGCCCGAGGGAGTGAGCTTAGCGGCAACCGAGGTCGCCGACCCAGAGTTAACCCATCCCGGACTCCTCACTCCTGAATTAAGCGAGCTTGACCTCACTGAAGCTGATTTAATTGCGGCCGGCGTGGTTGAAGGCGACTTAGGGGTCACTGAACAGGATATCGAACTGCCGAGCCTTGCGAGTGCTCGCCCTGAGATGGATGTGTTATCGGGCTTAAACAATAGCCCTGTGGCCGCGTCTGTGTTTCTCGATATGGAGCACTACGATGCAGACTTGGTTGCTGGCGTAAAACGTTTTCAAGCGCGTCATGGCTTAACCGTTGATGGCGTGATTGGCCCGCAAACCTATGCTTGGCTAGATACCTCACCGTTAAAGCGCGCCCAATTGTTGATGCGTAGCATGATGCGCACCTTGATCAGCGATGAATTACCGCCTTCTTATCTGTTGGTCAATATCCCCGAATATCATTTACGCCTCTACAAGAATCAAGTCTTGGTATTAGAGAGCAATGTGATAGTAGGACAAAATCAGCGTAAAACGCCAATCATGGCCAGCAAAATCACCAGTGTGGTGTTTAATCCACCTTGGAATGTGCCGCGCTCCATTCTGACGAAAGATATCTTGCCTAAGCTGCATCGAGATCCGGACTATCTGGATCGCCAAGGATTTGAAGTGCTGGACAGCTCTGGCACCCAAGTGATTTCTCGGCATGAATGGCAAACTCGGCTGGAAGAGGGGGGTGGCTTTCCTTATCGGTTACGCCAGCGCCCAGGTCGCGGTAATGCGCTAGGAGCCTTTAAATTTCATCTGCCCAATAGTGATGCTATTTATTTGCACGACACCCCAGGTCGCGGCTTATTTGCCCGTGACAGCCGCGCGCTGAGCTCGGGTTGTGTGCGCGTTGAAGGTGCGGAGCAACTGGCCGACTGGTTAGTGGCAAGCCAGATGAACGGAAGTCGCTTAGCCGCGCTAAAGGCCAAACCAGAGACTCGCTGGATCAAAGTCAACGAGCCGCTACCCTTATTTATGGTGTATTGGCCCAGCTGGCTGGGTGCCGATGGCAAACCGCATTTTCGTAATGATATTTACGGTTTTGATACCAGCCTAACCAGCCCTTTTAGCGCCGGCTAACCCGCTTACAGACTGATGCTCAGCGCTATTTAAGCCTGTGGGCTGAGCATCGAATAGAAATATTTCAGGTAGTTTGTGTTGGTTATTTAGACGTTTGTGGCGTATTTTATATACACATTTTAGGGTTAAAACCCATATTTTAACCCTAATCAGATGAAAACCAGCAGTAATGAAAAGTAGTGACCGTAAAATGTAAAGCCCCCAGTAGCACAGCCCTTAGCTGCGCCGCTTGTTGTTAACTACCAGCCAGTCGAACACCACCTTTACCGGTGGGTTCGACTTTTGTTTTGTGATTTATGGTTTCTGGAGTGGATAACAAGCGCCGATCTATCGGCTGCTGCATGTTTATTGTTTAAAAAATGAGTTTAGAACTATGTTTGACTTCAAAAGAGAAAAACAGGCCATCGATCAGCAACACGCCGCATTGACACAGGGTGCGTCCACCTTGGGCGTAAATCGCCGTCGTTTTTTGCAAGGGTTAGGAGGACTCGGCGCAGTGGCCATGTTACCCATGCCTGCCTTAGCCAGTCGGTCGGCACCGGTGCGCAAGCTCAGCCTGCACAGCATTAATACCGGCGAGCAAGTGACGGCCAGTTTTTGGGAAGAGGGGCGCTACCTCAAGGAAGGTTTAAATACCTTGAATCGCATCATGCGCGATTACCGAGCAGAGGAGCAGTCTGAGATAGACCCTAAGTTGTATGATCAGTTGTATTTACTGCAACATCGTTTGGGCAAAGTCGGTGAAATTCAAATTATTTCTGGCTACCGCTCGCCCAGCACCAATGCCATGTTGCGCCGCACTAGCAGCGGCGTGGCGAAAAAGAGCTATCACATGAAAGGCCAAGCCATTGACTTGCGCCTACCGGGTGTTCCGCTTGCTCAGCTGCGCCAAGCCGCCTTAAATCTAAAAGTGGGCGGCGTGGGTTATTATCCAAGCTCCAACTTCGTTCACCTAGATACGGGTCCGGTACGCAGCTGGGTGTAATGATCCACCCACAGCGCCGTAGCACCACAAATAGCCACCGGTATGATCAATAGATTGATCAGCGGTATGCTGGAGCATACGGCCACGCTGGCGCCAAAACTTAAGTTGAGTTGGCGCTTTTGAGCAAGGGCACGACGCATCACAGCAAAATCAATTTTGTGGTTATCAAACGGATAATCACAATATTGGATGGCCATCATCCAGGCACTAAAAACGAACCACAGCACAGGTGCTAAGGTTTGTCCTACCAGCGGTATCAGAAATAACAGCAAGCAGCCCAAAGCGCGCGGCAGATAATACATTATTTTATGTATTTCTCTGGCCAGCATGCGCGGCGTGTCTTTTACTAATCCTTTCCAGCCATCATCCGGTAGCGGTTGTCCCGTGAGCTTTAGCTCTACTCGCTCGGCCAGCAAGCCATTAAAAGGCGCAGCTATTAGGTTCGCCACACTGGTAAACAGCAGCGAAAATACCACCAGCATCACAATAATGGCCAATGGCCACAGTACAAACCTAAGCCACTGTAAGTAACTGGGAATGCTCTCGTTAAACCAAGCAAACAGGGTATCCAGTTGCAAAAACAAAAAGTAAAAGGCTCCACCAAATAACAGCAGATTGACCGCTAATGGGATCAACACAAACAGGCGTAAGTCTGGCTCCACAATCAGCGACAGGCCTCTGAGTATATAATGCGGACCACTGGCCAAATGAGCCGGTGCAGACGAGGGGGCGGGCATATTAGGCTTCCTTACAAATAAAACGGCATGTTAGAGAGCAATCGATCCGCTGCCAAGTGCTTATTGCTAAGCTGAGTCCTATGCTTAGATGCTCGAGTGGCGAGCAGTAGGGTGTCGGATTCGCCTTTGAGGGGCATCATTAGACATTATTGAGTCTGGTGATGGGTAACTAGCGCACTTTAGCGCCGTAATTTTGTACAGTTTTATTGCGACTTTAACCCGTTGACGACAATAAAGGCCGCTAGCACATCTAAAAACCGTCAAAATGTAGGCTTTTCTCTATTCCTCACCCAGATGACACTTGTCAAACCTTGATGGTAAACATACCCTTGTCCTTGTCTTCAATAACATTGCGGCGCAAGGCGGTCTATTTTTCCTTGCCACAGCGACATGGTTTAACGTAAGCAAAAATATTTAGAGAAACGATAATGCAGGATTTGCGAATTATCTTGATCATTCTAGGCGCGGTAGCAATAGCTGCCTTACTGATCCACGGTTTGTGGACCAGCCAGAAAGGACGACAAAAACCCATGCGCGATAAGCCCCTTAGTAAAGTGGCGAATCAGGCACCGGAAAATACTGACGACCAACTCGATGAGTTTGATAGCGACGGTATTGGCAGGGTCAGAGTGGCGGGCCACCACCAAGCTGCGTCTTTGTCTCGGGATCACGAGATAGACGATGATTGGCAAATTAGTCCGCATTTTTCGGCCATGAGCGATGATGACTCCGATGAGCCGAGCTTAGGCATGCCCCCCACTTTGTCGACCAGCGTGTTTGCAGAAGATCCCAATGACGAGCATAACGAGGCTCCTGATTTTGTGTCTCAGCCTGCTAGTCGCAGTGCCTCGCCCAGAGAGACCGCTGCCGAGTTGCGCGCCCGTCAATACCGCCAAGGTGAGATAGACCCTCTTTTTGATAATCATGAGCCTGATAGCCGTGCGCGTGCTAATAAAGCAACGGAATCCCAAGCAACGGAACCCCCAGCTGCAGCATTGCGTCACCCCGCAGCGCCAATCGTTAATCCGGAGCCTGCAGTAGCGCCGACGCCTAGCGCACCAGCACCTAAAGTGACGCGGGATCCCGTTTACTCAGAAGAAGTGGCGGAGCCTGCTCCTGCAGTAGAAACCGTCGTTGAGCCGGTGGTTGCCGCGCCCATCACCAAAACCTGGCAAGACGTATATGTGGTCAATCTGATGGCCAAGCCCAATCAAACCATAGCGGGCATAGATTTAATACGTGCCGTGACGCAAGTGGGCTTTGTTTTTGGTGACATGGATATTTTCCACCGTTATCAAGGCAGCAGCACTCAAGGCGAAGCCTTGTTTAGCTTAGCGAATATGGTTAAACCGGGCACCTTTACCCCTGAAGCCATGAGAGACTTTACCACGCCGGGAGTATCTATCTTTATGCAGCTGCCTAAGCCTGGTATGGCGAAAAATCACTTTAATATGATGATCCAAGCGGCAGACAACATGGCCGAAGACTTAGATGCGATACTGCTAGATGGCCAGCGCCACCCCTTGGCGCTTGATTACCTAGTGCGTTGTCGGGCCCAGCTCAGTGACTTCGACAGCCAAGTTCAGTAATTTCGTCTCTTATTATGTGAAACTAACGTGCGGCCGCTGGCCGCATTTTTTATTTAAGAGATAGCTTAAAATACCGTGAAGGGTGAGGCGTAAAGAGTGAAGGGTTAAAACCTAGCGCCCTGCTAGAGTCGAGCATCCCTCCTTTGTCACTAAGCCCTCGGAACATTAAGCTTCATCCTTGCGTAAAGCTTACCGCTATATTTACACCGAATTACTTAAGTGGACACTGCTCGATGAATGATGCCAAAGCTCAGATTCACGCTCTGCGTGAGCAACTCGAACGTTATAACCAGCAATACTATGTGATTGATGCGCCCACGGTGCCGGATGCGGAATATGACCGCGTGATGCGCGAGCTGATAGCCCTAGAGCAAGCGCACCCTGAGCTGTTAGATGCAGACTCACCCAGTCAAAAAGTGGGCGGTGCGCCGATCTCGGCCTTTACACCGGTTGAGCATGCGCAGCCCATGTTGTCGTTAGATAATGTGTTTAGCCTTGATGAGCTGGCCGCCTTTGAAAAGCGCGTGCTGACGCGTTTAAATCGCAACCAAGCGGTAGAGTATTGCTGTGAGCCTAAGCTGGATGGCTTAGCGGTCAGCCTTATGTATGAGCAGGGGCGCTTAGTGCAGGCGGCCACCCGTGGCGATGGTCGCACTGGTGAGGGCATTACCGAGAACGTGCGCACCATTAAAAGCATTCCGCTCACCTTAAGCGGCAGCGGCTGGCCGGCACGGTTTGAAGTGCGTGGCGAAGTCTTTATGCCAAGTGCGGGCTTTGCGGCCATGAACGACGCTGCCCGCGAACGTGGCGAGAAAATATTTGCCAACCCACGCAATGCCGCCGCCGGCAGCTTACGCCAGCTGGACTCGCGCATTACCGCTAAACGTCCACTGGCGTTTTACTGCTATGGCGTAGGGCTAGTGGAGGGCGAACCGCTGGCAGCGAGCCACTATGACACCTTACAACGGCTAAAAAGCTGGGGCTTACCGGTTAGTCCTGAGGTGAAACTCATG is a window of Oceanisphaera sp. IT1-181 DNA encoding:
- a CDS encoding tRNA(Met) cytidine acetyltransferase TmcA, with the translated sequence MATGSFIDNPLVHHSLTAGDLLAWQTWRQQLRQTGERRLLVMAGEQDWAMAQAQQLTCAEPHTLWLGQALSSQTGTPTNKFKTVLGQAYGALVVNAFSGLHPDALAAVAGTLMAGGVLILLCPPLADWPQYADPDLVRYVAEPEHAGDLQSRFLRRFIQVLQQDTQVLHWPQGAAFPALPLIDETPPWQPDSDRQGCLNAQQRHALAVLLHSARRRIPVILTADRGRGKSSLLGLAAGRLLKAGLRVLLTAPSPHAVSQVLAHCAQPLVFMAPDALLAERPTADILLIDEAAAIPVTLLLRLARQYCCVFASTEHGYEGTGLGFQLKFQPQLLRVQPRTQKVQLRTPARWSSTDPLEPLLFRLLALNAVAVTPDRHGQLTIRGVTQDQLLDDDMLLSQLFGLLTLAHYQTSPSDLRQLLDAPGLHLAVMFRQSTPVAVALLVTEGQTHTHPLTSALSLAIWRGQRRPRGHLLPQSLAFHGGLSEACQFRYHRVMRIVVHPDCQHAGLGSQLLSWLQQQTQPTALSPSAKPALTGDFIGTSFGASPELINFWQANGFSAVRLGQSRDAVSGLQAVMMLWPSSAAAKLQLPLWQGQFSANVHSHPCATSPFSSGSSLTDDDTCLIEDGKYLIKKDRAAIYQVLTLLPPSDTRAQDRQIAYDFAFYHRDLSADQAALARFVASHTPLKPLSNSEQRLLSALLDPSAQPTLVAKKWQLSGYKTAISQCRQLMQAFF
- a CDS encoding HlyU family transcriptional regulator; this encodes MLNWLKKWAFSSPSAPVGSDFAPINYQGYDIHPGPIAEGGQYRINGHITQVIDGTEHSYDLVRADLLPSAEQAAELMIAKAKRVIDEHGNRLFH
- the crr gene encoding PTS glucose transporter subunit IIA, which codes for MGLFNKLKKMVSDEPVRKQNIRLLAPLSGEIVALENVPDVVFAEKIIGDGIAIKPSGNKVVAPCDGVISKIFETNHAFAMNSDSGLELFIHVGIDTVELKGEGFTRIAHEGQAVKAGDVILEFDLNLLEAKATSTLTPVIISNMDEIKELTKYNGAVTLITDAILSVRK
- the cysK gene encoding cysteine synthase A; the protein is MSKIFEDNSLTIGNTPLVRLNRVSKGRVLAKIESRNPSFSVKCRIGANMIWDAEKRGELVAGKELIEPTSGNTGIALAFVAASRGYPITLTMPNTMSMERRQLLKALGANIVLTEGAQGMKGAIEKAMELRDSAPEKFVLLQQFNNPANPEIHEKTTGPELWDETDGEIDVFVSGVGTGGTLTGVSRYIKNTKGKAIITVAVEPAESPVITQALAGEPLKPGPHKIQGIGAGFIPGNLDLSLVDRVEQVTSDEAIDMARRLMKDEGILAGFSSGAAVVAANRLAELPEFANKTIVVILPSSGERYLSTALFQGIFTEQELPA
- a CDS encoding L,D-transpeptidase family protein, giving the protein MDIYMIGSKWVTKCRAAGGLWLLVSLTMGSANAAGWQDEPKAREQLHQLGLELALADVHPNITLWWQQAVSTDTASDQADDRLLLGLQSFWRHWSGLSFYDRQYLRTHKVNLSFSDVDKTNLRLANELGSREQLVARLTPGYGDHKQLALQLTRLLALNDQPWPTLRGATLKPNEYNAQVIGIRQRLQLLGDMPESTLIDLPAVPSLNLVSKNELDKVLDNSGVLDDSNVLDNNGVPEGVSLAATEVADPELTHPGLLTPELSELDLTEADLIAAGVVEGDLGVTEQDIELPSLASARPEMDVLSGLNNSPVAASVFLDMEHYDADLVAGVKRFQARHGLTVDGVIGPQTYAWLDTSPLKRAQLLMRSMMRTLISDELPPSYLLVNIPEYHLRLYKNQVLVLESNVIVGQNQRKTPIMASKITSVVFNPPWNVPRSILTKDILPKLHRDPDYLDRQGFEVLDSSGTQVISRHEWQTRLEEGGGFPYRLRQRPGRGNALGAFKFHLPNSDAIYLHDTPGRGLFARDSRALSSGCVRVEGAEQLADWLVASQMNGSRLAALKAKPETRWIKVNEPLPLFMVYWPSWLGADGKPHFRNDIYGFDTSLTSPFSAG
- a CDS encoding YcbK family protein, with protein sequence MFDFKREKQAIDQQHAALTQGASTLGVNRRRFLQGLGGLGAVAMLPMPALASRSAPVRKLSLHSINTGEQVTASFWEEGRYLKEGLNTLNRIMRDYRAEEQSEIDPKLYDQLYLLQHRLGKVGEIQIISGYRSPSTNAMLRRTSSGVAKKSYHMKGQAIDLRLPGVPLAQLRQAALNLKVGGVGYYPSSNFVHLDTGPVRSWV
- the cysZ gene encoding sulfate transporter CysZ — protein: MPAPSSAPAHLASGPHYILRGLSLIVEPDLRLFVLIPLAVNLLLFGGAFYFLFLQLDTLFAWFNESIPSYLQWLRFVLWPLAIIVMLVVFSLLFTSVANLIAAPFNGLLAERVELKLTGQPLPDDGWKGLVKDTPRMLAREIHKIMYYLPRALGCLLLFLIPLVGQTLAPVLWFVFSAWMMAIQYCDYPFDNHKIDFAVMRRALAQKRQLNLSFGASVAVCSSIPLINLLIIPVAICGATALWVDHYTQLRTGPVSR
- the zipA gene encoding cell division protein ZipA, whose amino-acid sequence is MQDLRIILIILGAVAIAALLIHGLWTSQKGRQKPMRDKPLSKVANQAPENTDDQLDEFDSDGIGRVRVAGHHQAASLSRDHEIDDDWQISPHFSAMSDDDSDEPSLGMPPTLSTSVFAEDPNDEHNEAPDFVSQPASRSASPRETAAELRARQYRQGEIDPLFDNHEPDSRARANKATESQATEPPAAALRHPAAPIVNPEPAVAPTPSAPAPKVTRDPVYSEEVAEPAPAVETVVEPVVAAPITKTWQDVYVVNLMAKPNQTIAGIDLIRAVTQVGFVFGDMDIFHRYQGSSTQGEALFSLANMVKPGTFTPEAMRDFTTPGVSIFMQLPKPGMAKNHFNMMIQAADNMAEDLDAILLDGQRHPLALDYLVRCRAQLSDFDSQVQ